A single genomic interval of Sphingopyxis sp. CCNWLW2 harbors:
- a CDS encoding xanthine dehydrogenase family protein molybdopterin-binding subunit — protein sequence MAGIRDIVGKNKSRMPHVSRRSLLVGATAAGGLAIAWSLWPRDYQPNLSAAPDEHIFNAFLKIGDDGHISAIVPQCEMGQGVTTLLPQIMADELGADWRTIAVESAPINPLYTNTLLVDEDSAVFTPRAGVPDFVSDVRSWARREWAVRHAVMLTANSSSVRMFEAPCRAAAAQARALLMMAAANRWDADWEECDTQDGFVIHGKKRLRFGDVAAAAALLEPPAEPVYRASSSDPLYGKELTRLDLPAKIDGSANYAGDIRLPDMVFAAIRQGPLGATRLKSIDRKKGLASPGLLHVVTHERWVAAVARNWWAANRALDRFAPTFETEGTPISTDRIDKALKAALKDDGYRIASEGDVAEAMEGRQKVAAEYAVAPALHAAIETRTATAAPDRGGLRVWVATQAPTQCRDAVARATGLAPANVTLFPMMAGGSFDACLDHSAAVQAAIIALQVKRPVQLAWSRAEEIMRLPPRAPARAKLTATLNAAGGIDALVTRIAVPSTNHEFRDRLFDNTPADVAQRAAAGSADAAAVEGAASGYAIPHIAVDHCPADIGLPTGRWRGNADSYTAFFTECFVDEMAARAGTDALSYRMAMLGNAPLLARCLLTATSLGGWEGGLSGTAQGLACHAMRGSHIALMATARPSERGLQVEQLVAVVDAGRLVNPTIARQQIEGGLIFGLAAAVGATTDYEGGLATARKLGQLGLPDLSQTPQILVEFVESDREPGGLGEIGVPVVAPAIANAMFAATGRRIRRIPLSAHPL from the coding sequence ATGGCCGGCATTCGCGACATCGTGGGGAAAAATAAATCGCGCATGCCGCACGTCAGCCGCCGTTCGCTGCTGGTCGGCGCGACCGCGGCGGGTGGGCTGGCCATTGCGTGGAGCCTGTGGCCGCGCGACTATCAGCCGAACCTTAGCGCCGCCCCCGACGAACATATCTTCAACGCCTTCCTCAAGATCGGCGATGACGGCCACATCAGCGCGATCGTCCCGCAATGCGAGATGGGACAGGGTGTGACGACGCTGCTGCCGCAGATCATGGCCGACGAACTCGGCGCCGACTGGCGCACGATCGCGGTCGAGAGCGCGCCGATCAACCCGCTTTATACCAACACGCTGCTCGTCGACGAAGATAGCGCGGTCTTTACCCCGCGCGCCGGTGTTCCCGATTTCGTGTCCGACGTGCGCAGCTGGGCGCGCCGCGAATGGGCGGTGCGCCACGCGGTGATGCTGACGGCGAACAGCTCGTCGGTGCGTATGTTCGAAGCGCCGTGCCGCGCGGCGGCGGCGCAGGCGCGCGCGCTGCTGATGATGGCCGCCGCCAATCGCTGGGACGCCGACTGGGAAGAATGCGACACGCAGGACGGCTTTGTCATCCATGGCAAGAAGCGCCTGCGCTTTGGCGACGTCGCGGCGGCCGCGGCGCTGCTCGAACCGCCCGCCGAGCCCGTCTATCGCGCCAGCAGTTCGGACCCGCTTTACGGCAAGGAACTGACCCGGCTCGACCTGCCTGCCAAGATCGACGGGTCGGCCAATTACGCCGGCGACATTCGCCTGCCCGACATGGTGTTCGCGGCGATCCGCCAGGGCCCGCTCGGTGCGACGCGGCTGAAAAGCATCGACCGTAAAAAGGGACTCGCCTCGCCCGGCCTGTTGCATGTCGTCACGCACGAACGCTGGGTCGCGGCGGTGGCGCGCAACTGGTGGGCCGCGAACCGCGCGCTCGACCGCTTCGCGCCCACCTTCGAAACCGAAGGCACGCCGATTTCGACCGACCGGATCGACAAGGCATTGAAAGCCGCGCTGAAAGACGACGGCTATCGCATCGCGAGCGAGGGCGACGTCGCCGAGGCGATGGAAGGACGGCAAAAAGTCGCGGCCGAATATGCCGTCGCCCCCGCGCTCCACGCCGCCATCGAAACGCGCACCGCGACCGCTGCGCCCGATCGCGGCGGCCTGCGCGTCTGGGTCGCGACGCAGGCGCCGACGCAGTGCCGCGACGCGGTCGCGCGCGCGACCGGGCTGGCGCCGGCGAATGTCACGCTGTTCCCGATGATGGCGGGCGGATCGTTCGACGCGTGCCTCGACCACAGCGCCGCGGTGCAGGCGGCGATCATCGCGCTTCAGGTCAAGCGCCCGGTCCAGCTCGCCTGGTCGCGCGCCGAAGAGATTATGCGCCTGCCGCCGCGCGCCCCCGCGCGCGCCAAGCTGACCGCGACGCTCAATGCGGCGGGCGGGATCGACGCGCTGGTGACGCGCATCGCGGTCCCCTCGACCAACCATGAATTTCGCGACCGGCTGTTCGATAACACGCCGGCGGACGTCGCGCAGCGCGCGGCGGCGGGCAGCGCCGATGCCGCCGCGGTCGAAGGCGCGGCGAGCGGCTATGCGATCCCGCACATCGCGGTCGACCATTGCCCCGCCGATATCGGCCTGCCGACGGGGCGCTGGCGCGGCAACGCCGACAGCTACACCGCCTTTTTCACCGAATGTTTCGTCGACGAAATGGCGGCGCGCGCCGGGACCGACGCGCTATCCTATCGCATGGCGATGCTCGGCAATGCGCCGCTGCTCGCGCGCTGCCTGCTCACCGCGACCAGCCTTGGCGGCTGGGAGGGCGGATTGTCGGGGACCGCGCAGGGGCTCGCGTGCCATGCCATGCGCGGCAGCCATATCGCGCTGATGGCGACCGCGCGGCCAAGCGAGCGCGGGCTGCAGGTCGAGCAATTGGTCGCGGTGGTCGATGCCGGGCGCCTCGTGAACCCGACGATCGCGCGGCAACAGATCGAGGGCGGGCTGATCTTCGGCCTCGCCGCCGCGGTCGGCGCGACGACCGACTATGAAGGCGGCCTCGCGACCGCGCGCAAGCTGGGCCAGCTCGGCCTGCCCGACCTGTCGCAGACCCCGCAGATATTGGTCGAGTTCGTCGAAAGCGACCGCGAGCCCGGCGGCCTCGGCGAAATCGGCGTTCCCGTCGTCGCCCCCGCCATCGCCAATGCGATGTTCGCCGCGACGGGCCGCCGCATCCGCCGTATCCCGCTTTCGGCGCATCCGCTGTGA
- a CDS encoding Mrp/NBP35 family ATP-binding protein, with protein sequence MTEQSADIARLTAAAADLSGGRSSGLRMLDDSGLLAVVLDVSGLAVEERQPLEDKLRAGLLADASVREVRIAMTAEKKAMTIIAVGSGKGGVGKSTLAANLAVALRRLGVKVGLVDADIYGPSQPRLMDSEGVKPEARGSKLAPVPNAYGVPMLSTGQIAAPGQAIAWRGPMAGKALEQLVDASWGDIDTLVVDLPPGTGDVQLTMIQRHKPAGAVIVSTPQDLALMDATRAVSLFEQADVPIIGLVENMAGYACPHCGEVSDPFGCGGAEAAAGTMGLDFLGRVPLSMGIRLASDGGVPPAAGTDPAGEPFHAIAAKVADWLNTRKGR encoded by the coding sequence ATGACCGAACAAAGCGCCGATATCGCCCGCCTGACCGCCGCCGCCGCCGACCTCAGTGGAGGACGGTCGTCAGGCCTGCGAATGCTCGACGATTCAGGATTGCTCGCGGTGGTGCTCGATGTGTCGGGGCTTGCCGTCGAAGAGCGCCAGCCGCTCGAGGACAAGCTCCGCGCCGGCCTGCTCGCCGATGCGAGCGTGCGCGAGGTCCGCATCGCGATGACCGCCGAGAAGAAGGCGATGACGATCATCGCGGTCGGCAGCGGCAAGGGCGGGGTCGGCAAATCGACCCTCGCCGCGAATCTCGCGGTCGCGCTGCGCCGTCTCGGCGTGAAGGTCGGGCTGGTCGACGCCGACATCTACGGGCCTTCCCAACCCCGATTGATGGACAGCGAGGGCGTGAAGCCCGAAGCGCGCGGGTCGAAGCTGGCCCCCGTCCCCAACGCCTATGGCGTGCCGATGCTCTCGACCGGCCAGATCGCCGCGCCGGGGCAAGCGATCGCGTGGCGCGGGCCGATGGCGGGCAAGGCGCTCGAACAGCTCGTCGATGCGAGCTGGGGCGACATCGACACGCTCGTCGTCGACCTGCCGCCGGGCACCGGCGACGTCCAGCTGACGATGATCCAGCGGCACAAGCCCGCGGGCGCGGTGATCGTATCGACCCCGCAGGATCTCGCGCTGATGGACGCGACGCGTGCGGTCAGCCTGTTCGAACAGGCCGATGTGCCGATCATCGGGCTTGTCGAGAATATGGCGGGCTATGCCTGCCCGCATTGCGGCGAGGTCAGCGACCCGTTCGGGTGCGGCGGCGCCGAAGCGGCGGCGGGAACGATGGGGCTCGACTTCCTCGGCCGCGTGCCGCTGTCGATGGGCATCCGCCTCGCGAGCGACGGCGGGGTTCCGCCCGCGGCGGGAACCGATCCCGCGGGCGAGCCATTCCATGCGATAGCGGCGAAGGTCGCCGACTGGCTGAACACGCGAAAGGGGCGATGA
- the hflC gene encoding protease modulator HflC — MFNSLFQNPMRLLFGVVVVLVILSQSLAIVPEDKQALILRFGEIERTVNRYKPNEEFGRSGAGLVLRVPFTDGIEYIDKRILGVNMERQQVLSTDQQRLQVDAFARFRITNPVRMYTAIRTEDKLQAQLATILGSSLRNELGKRTFATLLSAERGAVMDNIQVALNREANKYGAEIIDVRIKRADLPEGATLEAAYNRMRTARQQEAISIRAEGQKEAQIIRGSADGEAARIYAASFGKDPEFYDFYRAMQSYRQTFLGENNTGGTSIIMSPDNEYLKRFSGG, encoded by the coding sequence ATGTTCAATTCGCTGTTCCAGAACCCGATGCGGCTGCTGTTTGGCGTCGTTGTTGTGCTCGTCATCCTGTCGCAGTCGCTCGCGATCGTGCCCGAGGACAAGCAGGCGCTGATCCTGCGCTTCGGCGAGATCGAGCGCACGGTGAACCGCTATAAGCCGAACGAGGAATTCGGGCGTTCGGGCGCGGGGCTTGTCCTGCGCGTGCCGTTCACGGACGGCATCGAATATATCGACAAGCGCATCCTCGGCGTGAACATGGAGCGTCAGCAGGTGCTCTCGACCGACCAGCAGCGGCTGCAGGTCGACGCCTTCGCGCGCTTCCGCATCACCAACCCGGTGCGCATGTACACCGCGATCCGGACCGAGGATAAGTTGCAGGCGCAGCTTGCGACCATCCTCGGCTCGTCGCTGCGCAACGAACTCGGCAAGCGGACCTTTGCGACCTTGCTTTCGGCCGAACGCGGCGCGGTGATGGACAATATCCAGGTCGCGCTGAACCGCGAGGCGAATAAATATGGCGCCGAGATCATCGACGTCCGGATCAAGCGCGCCGACCTTCCCGAAGGCGCGACGCTCGAGGCGGCGTATAATCGCATGCGCACCGCGCGCCAGCAGGAAGCGATCTCGATCCGCGCCGAAGGGCAGAAGGAAGCGCAGATCATCCGCGGCAGCGCCGATGGTGAAGCGGCGCGTATCTATGCCGCCAGCTTTGGCAAGGACCCGGAGTTTTACGATTTCTACCGCGCGATGCAGAGCTATCGGCAGACCTTCCTGGGTGAAA
- a CDS encoding CoA-binding protein, which yields MAINDEGEIRELLGQKRRIAVVGASPNPARPSNGVLAFLVGQGHDVIAVNPGHAGKTIHGAPVVATLADVEPPAELVDIFRNSADAGTAVDEAIVHGAKAVWMQIGVIDEAAAKRAEAAGLTVVMDRCPKVEMPRLGLLK from the coding sequence ATGGCGATCAACGATGAAGGCGAAATCCGCGAACTGCTCGGGCAGAAACGCCGCATCGCCGTTGTTGGCGCATCGCCCAACCCGGCACGCCCGTCGAACGGAGTCCTCGCCTTTCTCGTGGGCCAAGGCCATGATGTGATCGCGGTGAACCCCGGCCATGCCGGCAAGACGATCCACGGCGCGCCCGTCGTCGCGACGCTCGCCGATGTCGAGCCGCCCGCCGAGCTCGTCGACATCTTCCGCAACAGCGCCGACGCCGGCACAGCGGTCGACGAGGCGATCGTTCATGGCGCGAAGGCGGTGTGGATGCAGATCGGCGTCATCGACGAGGCCGCGGCGAAACGCGCCGAAGCCGCGGGACTGACCGTGGTCATGGACCGCTGCCCCAAGGTCGAGATGCCGCGACTCGGCCTGCTGAAGTGA
- the hemH gene encoding ferrochelatase, with amino-acid sequence MSAPPQIGVLLVNLGTPGAPDARSVRRYLAEFLSDPRVVEIPQILWQPILRGIILTTRPKKSAHAYAQVWTNEGSPLAAITRRQAEALQAAFGETVRVAYAMRYGEPAIGAAIDALKAAGCDRILIAPLYPQYCAATTATVVDAVGKHLQALRWQPTIRFLPPYHADSAYLGALKTSAEEGLAALDFTPDILLASFHGMPERTRTLGDPYHDQCQATAHRLSDALGRPVEVAFQSRFGRAKWLEPATDTRLEQLGRDGRSVAIFAPGFAADCLETLEELAIRGKQQFEDAGGKNFAYLPCLNADAPGMAMLETLVRRELAGWL; translated from the coding sequence GTGAGCGCGCCGCCGCAAATCGGGGTGCTGCTGGTCAACCTCGGCACCCCCGGCGCGCCCGACGCGCGATCGGTGCGGCGCTATCTCGCCGAATTCCTGTCCGACCCCCGCGTCGTCGAAATCCCGCAAATCCTGTGGCAACCGATCCTGCGCGGGATCATCCTGACCACACGGCCGAAAAAGTCGGCGCATGCCTACGCGCAAGTATGGACCAACGAAGGCTCGCCGCTCGCCGCGATCACGCGCCGTCAGGCCGAAGCCTTGCAGGCGGCGTTCGGTGAAACAGTGCGGGTCGCTTATGCGATGCGCTATGGCGAACCCGCGATCGGCGCGGCAATCGATGCGCTGAAGGCGGCGGGATGCGACCGCATCCTCATAGCGCCGCTTTATCCGCAATATTGCGCCGCTACGACCGCAACCGTCGTCGATGCCGTCGGCAAGCATTTGCAAGCACTGCGCTGGCAACCGACGATTCGGTTCCTTCCGCCCTATCATGCCGACAGCGCCTATCTTGGCGCATTGAAGACTTCGGCAGAGGAGGGACTGGCCGCGCTCGACTTCACCCCCGACATTCTGCTCGCCAGCTTCCACGGCATGCCCGAGCGCACGCGGACGCTCGGCGATCCCTATCACGACCAGTGCCAGGCGACCGCGCACCGGCTTTCGGACGCACTCGGCAGGCCGGTCGAGGTCGCCTTCCAGTCGCGTTTCGGGCGCGCCAAATGGCTCGAACCCGCAACCGATACGCGTCTCGAACAGCTCGGCCGCGACGGCCGCAGCGTCGCGATCTTCGCGCCCGGCTTTGCGGCCGATTGCCTCGAAACGCTCGAAGAGCTCGCGATTCGCGGCAAACAGCAGTTCGAAGATGCGGGCGGCAAAAATTTCGCTTATCTCCCCTGCCTCAACGCCGATGCGCCCGGCATGGCGATGCTGGAGACGCTGGTCCGCCGCGAGCTCGCGGGCTGGCTTTGA
- the hflK gene encoding protease modulator HflK encodes MNDKIDGSMGRRSPRGLRHFFHQISQMANSPWGSGPGKGDDDGKGDGKKPGPRNPWVTPDPTDQRRAQKPRGPSALDELLRKGRGGFGGGGSGGGSQFNFGDSAKLWKWVVLALVAAWVLFSSFHIVPPEKEGVVTRLGSYSRTVGPGVKLTWPAPVERIRLEDVRAIRTMAVGSPNATDENFVLTRDQSIVDLAYEVRWSVRDPELFFFQLADPEGTIREVAESAMRATVANFDLVQAIGPGRVEIEAQVQQRMQELLNQYRAGVMIQGIAIRQADPPNQVDEAFKEVTASRQERESAINLARAYQQQVLERARGDTAAFDKIYEQYKLAPAVTRQRLYYETMETVLSNVDKTIVEARGVTPYLPLNEVQKRLKAPEATTKGGE; translated from the coding sequence ATGAACGACAAGATTGACGGCAGCATGGGACGCCGCAGCCCGAGAGGATTGCGGCATTTTTTCCATCAGATCAGCCAGATGGCCAACAGTCCGTGGGGCAGTGGGCCGGGCAAGGGGGATGACGACGGAAAGGGCGACGGCAAAAAGCCCGGTCCGCGCAATCCGTGGGTTACCCCCGATCCCACCGACCAGCGGCGCGCGCAAAAGCCGCGCGGCCCCTCGGCGCTCGACGAATTGCTGCGCAAGGGGCGCGGCGGTTTCGGCGGCGGCGGCTCGGGCGGCGGCAGCCAGTTCAATTTCGGCGATTCGGCGAAGCTCTGGAAATGGGTGGTGCTCGCGCTCGTCGCCGCGTGGGTGCTTTTCTCCTCCTTCCACATCGTGCCGCCCGAAAAGGAAGGCGTCGTCACGCGCCTCGGCAGCTATTCGCGCACTGTCGGGCCCGGCGTGAAACTCACCTGGCCGGCGCCGGTCGAGCGCATCCGGCTCGAAGACGTCCGCGCGATCCGCACGATGGCGGTCGGCTCGCCGAACGCGACCGACGAGAATTTCGTGCTGACGCGCGACCAGAGCATCGTCGACCTCGCCTATGAGGTCCGCTGGTCGGTGCGCGATCCCGAGCTTTTCTTCTTCCAGCTCGCCGATCCCGAAGGCACGATCCGCGAAGTCGCCGAAAGCGCGATGCGCGCGACGGTCGCGAACTTCGACCTCGTCCAGGCGATCGGCCCCGGCCGCGTCGAGATCGAGGCGCAGGTCCAGCAGCGCATGCAGGAATTGCTCAACCAATATCGCGCGGGCGTGATGATCCAGGGCATCGCGATCCGCCAGGCCGATCCGCCGAACCAGGTCGACGAGGCGTTCAAGGAAGTCACCGCGTCGCGCCAGGAGCGCGAATCGGCGATCAACCTGGCGCGCGCGTACCAGCAGCAGGTGCTCGAACGTGCGCGCGGCGATACCGCGGCGTTCGACAAGATTTACGAGCAGTATAAGCTGGCACCGGCGGTGACCCGCCAGCGCCTCTATTATGAAACGATGGAGACGGTGTTGTCGAACGTCGACAAGACGATTGTCGAAGCGCGCGGGGTGACCCCCTATCTGCCGCTCAACGAGGTGCAGAAGCGGCTCAAGGCGCCCGAAGCCACCACGAAGGGAGGCGAATGA
- a CDS encoding SIMPL domain-containing protein: MRTQTLMLVPLLALGACSEKAPDPRGVGHDETLLSVSATGRSETRPDEARFTAGVSTIAASAEAATQRNNETMTKVTEALKAFGVAGKDLQTRQLTVNRIDWGANKGKFEAVNQVEVRMRAVDKAGEAVAATTEAGANVLSGPTLRVADQEAATKSAYAAAYRAARARADAYAGAAGLKIDRVLTIRDGGDSAPPMPYAGGVAYETAAQSANAAPPFNPGVSESQVSVRVDFALSEK; the protein is encoded by the coding sequence ATGCGTACCCAGACCCTTATGCTGGTCCCCCTGCTCGCACTCGGCGCGTGCAGCGAAAAGGCGCCCGACCCGCGCGGCGTCGGGCACGACGAAACCCTGCTCTCGGTCTCGGCGACCGGCCGCTCCGAAACGCGGCCCGACGAGGCGCGCTTCACCGCCGGCGTGAGCACGATCGCCGCATCGGCCGAGGCCGCGACGCAGCGCAACAATGAAACGATGACCAAGGTGACCGAGGCGCTCAAAGCCTTTGGCGTCGCGGGCAAGGATCTGCAGACGCGCCAGCTGACCGTCAACCGGATCGACTGGGGCGCGAACAAGGGCAAGTTTGAAGCCGTCAATCAGGTCGAGGTCCGCATGCGCGCGGTCGACAAGGCCGGCGAGGCCGTCGCCGCGACCACAGAGGCGGGCGCCAATGTCCTGTCGGGGCCGACGCTGCGTGTCGCCGATCAGGAAGCCGCGACCAAATCGGCCTATGCCGCCGCCTATCGCGCCGCCCGCGCCCGCGCCGACGCCTATGCCGGCGCCGCGGGGCTCAAGATCGACCGTGTGCTGACGATCCGTGACGGCGGCGACAGCGCGCCGCCAATGCCTTATGCCGGCGGGGTCGCTTATGAGACAGCGGCACAGTCGGCCAACGCCGCCCCGCCGTTCAATCCGGGCGTCAGCGAATCGCAGGTTTCGGTGCGCGTCGACTTCGCTTTGTCGGAGAAATAG